In Lolium rigidum isolate FL_2022 chromosome 3, APGP_CSIRO_Lrig_0.1, whole genome shotgun sequence, the genomic window aagagtaccaacaccagtatctcAGGGAATAATAGCCGATCAGTCTTGTCGACGTCGCTGGATAGCCGAGAGTATGAATCACCATTATTGAGGACGTAGTagacgggacaaaaactgcgaggataattctCCTcgtggcaaccatgagaaaagatccaaaatcgatttgGCGAAGCAAGATTTGAAGGCTCAACCTAGacaattgtaatctttcaacaccactaTTAAcgtcgggaagaagatctcgtcgtcgCACGAAAGACCGAAGATCACTCGGGGCAAGGAACCAACAATGTCTCCCTACTGGCAAAGACGATGCATATCTTGCCAGAACATGAGCTTATTTGTTACATTCACGTCCTTCATGAGTGAAAACGACTTGCACCTGTTGAGCCTTTGCCTTCACCTCATTCAATATCCACAGAAGCTACGTAGCCCAGCCTAAAGAGGCAAACGGGCCAACAATTGAGATTTGCCTAGGCCGCCAAAGTACGAGGCAGGGCCTATTAACAGTCCAGCTCACCAGTCCGATCCGCTGGCCTGGGCCTGACTAGCGCAGCGCGTACCTGGCCCAGCAGAGCAACACGTGACACGACCCGTGGGCTGTCCAACAGCCCAACTATTGCCCAACTCGGCCTTTCCTAGCGGAGGATCCGATTGCAGAAGTTTTCACCCTTTTTATTACAGAATCGAAACGAGCATGTACAGCAACTAAAAAAGAACATTCCAGAATCAAAACCAACATGTACAGCAACTGACCACCCCATTTTTCTCATTGAGATTATTCGATCAAACACACAGACATATCGCCAAGAGCCAGAGGTGAGCACACTGAACTTCTAACAAATAAAATCCTTTTATTAGAATAAATAAACTAAAGCCATGCCCGTCACACCGATGAAGAACCGGAGTTCGACAGGAAATAATCAAGTTGCTAATGGCTATTTCTTGAAGTTTGGAAGCAGTGCaccatttattgctttatgatacTGATCACTGCCTTTGCTTGCTTGTCTAAGCTACATGCTAAATAAACCTTTCCATGTGCATCGCTATCACCAAATTCCTGCAAATAAATGTGGGAAACATGATGAGGATTCAAAGCTTTCTTAATGAATCAGCAAACTCAGAATTTCACTCTGCAACTTGAATCGCGTGATGAATTACTACCACACAAATCAAAAGAATGCTCGGCTAAGAAAAGTTAACTAAGTGAGCTTCCATGTTGTTGTGCGATACTTCAAAATAAGAGGTGAATAGTTGTTGCAGCTGTTAATTTGCTGAATAAGGGTAATAGATAAATTTCACAGATCATGAGATAGCTGTCTATGTTGTGAACATATGCTAAATTGCTTGCTAACAACTGAATTTGATATCTGGAACAAAGTGTGATACATCGAAAAATACTTGTTCGGATACAAATGCAAGAATATCAAATCCAGATAGAACATTCCGGATTTGTGGAACAATTGCAGATATTCCTTGTGCTATTTAGAGTTGAACATCACATATTTTTAAATAAAGCTTACAAACTGGGTTCATTCTGCTAAAGAAAGATGATACATATAAAAAAAGCTAGATGCTTCACAAGTTGGGGGTAAATTGCTCGAAAGCGTGCATATCACGGACTGCAACTGGGtatcaaatcaagaaaaagacaaAGATAGCCGTGATCACACAATAATGATTATTTGGTAAGAAGTATATCTTAAGAAATTACTAGATTTGCACTGAATGTTCTGCAGGACATAGGAGCACTGCCGAGATATCAGATATCTCATGCACTCAATCTTGTAAATTCAAAATTTCCTTTGCTTAGAAGTATATCGGTATATGTGACATGGAGAAGCAACAGAGAGAACACCTACACGTCTAGAAGACTAACAACCATGAAAGCTTAGACAACgaccttttattttcttttctaaagTAGAGTTGAGAGAACCTGGACATCTGAAATGTGTGGAAGGGTAAGCTCAATATCAGACTGTTGAGTAATACTAAGTCAGTATGACCTGGCTTGGTCCGGACCATAATCATGGCTCACCGAGTGAGCTTCTATTTCAAATTCAAGAGACATGGAATTTGTAAAATTACATCTAGAATTGTCCACAGCAAATCATATGGGAAAATTTCATAACCACAATCTTGAACAGTATTATGCAAAACAGGGGTGATGAAATATTATAAATCGACGAGCCAAACAATAATAATTTATCTCAAACTGACTCGTTCATACTGTCTACAAGGAGCATCTCTTTTGTACATTGCATCACAACATGATCAAAGAGTACATGAGTATATCTTATCACATCCATACCTTCATCATATTATTCTGTCAGTTAGGGTGCCGGATGATCCTTTGTAGCACGACAGTCCTTGCCCGACGGATGTCTCGGCTACACCGATCTGCCTGCTCCCCAAGATCCTCGACACTCTTCATGAATGCCTCCAGCTTCTTCTTGATTTCCTCGACGCCGAACTTGACCGCCTCCTCATCCCGCTCCGCAAAGTCGATGCAATCGACCATGGAGCTGATCTCCATCTCCACCCGGTTGATGAGCACCCTGATACTGTCCAAATCCTTGATAGCAATGAACGTCCCGACCTGCATTGCGCTCACCACCTCCTTCTGTCCACGGAGAGCGTCCTGATAGCCTTTCAGCAGCGAGTCGATCCACTTCCCCATAGACCCCAACGGAATTGCGGCAGCCGCGGCCAATGCCGCCGCGACAGGCGGTGCAGCGATGGCCGCGGCGACCACCGAGCAGATGAGCACCGCCGCGAAGGTGCTGGCGAAGATGATGCTTGACACCCTGCGCCAGGCCTTGATCTTCTTGACCTTCTTGTCGAGCCGGTGCTTGCGCAGCTGCAGCTTCTCCAGCATGGCCAGCTGCTGGCGGTACACGGCCTGGAAGGCCTGGAAGAACTCGTCGGTGAAGGGGTCCCCGGCCGCCTTGAACAGGCGCAGCTCGTGCAGCGTGCGCGCGTACCGGGCGGAGGGGGCGGTGGGGGCGTCGGCGCCGGAGTTGGTGTGCTCCTCGTCGTCGAAGCGCTGGAGCGCGACGTGGAGGAGGAGCTGGGAGTCGCGGGCGCGCTTGAGGCACTTGTCgagcgcggtgcagaagtcgagcgTGTGGAGGCTGCTCTCGAAGTAGTCCTCGACGAGGTCGAAGAGGTCGGGGCTCTTCCAGATGTCCTTCTTGCAGTCGAGGATGACGCGCACCACCTCCTGGTTCATGTCGAGGAGGCAGCCGGTGACCTCGCGGAGGGAGTCGAGGGACATGGACCGCACCTCCACGCCCACCGCCAGCGTGGAGATGGCGCGGCTGGTGCGGCGCTGCAGCGTGGAGTCGAAGGTGCGCACCTCCGGGTCGTAGCGGCACGCCGCCTCGTAGGAGCTCaggtcctccgccgccgccgcgtgcggCAGCCCCGGgtccgacgagctcgccggacGGTGGGGCTTGCTACTGCcgctggtgctgctgctgctgttcccCATTGCCGGAATCGAATCAGACCCAGCTAAAAAGAACGGATTTTCACTGGATTTTCGAGAAATCTGCAGCAGATCGGGAACTCAGAGACGCCTCAGCAGCCAGGACGGATCGAACCGGCGAGCATTGACAGGAGCACGCAGTCCTAGCAAGAAAATCTGGGAGCTCAGGAAGCGAATTTAGAGGCGCGTGGGATCAAGAAAGCGAGGTTTCGGGGAAGAATGAAGAATGCAGTGGGGTACGGGAGGGGAGAGGGGGGGTGGTTTTGTGGAGTGTGGTTGTTGTCAGGTGGCGATGTGGGGATGGCTTGTACGCATGAGGAAGGAGGCGAGATGGCAGCCAGCAATGGCTATGGCCGCCGCCGGAAGCAACCCAATGCTTCTCACTCCATCTCTAGGGCGCGTGTGCGGCTACGGTGTATCCGATGCAATTACTACAGTGCAGCAGTGCCAATTGCGCGTGTTCTCTGCCCGGCTCGCCTTGATTAGTTTGTCTGGCCGAAGCAAAGCAGCACCGATTAGTTTCTGCGAAAGTGGACAAGGCTTCTTCTGCCTTTGTGGGAGTTTTGGCATGGTGCCAGTGCGTGGTCGGGTCACAACAAAAAGTGCTACTCCTACATCGAGTATCGACGATCAATTTGGGAACTGATATCTGTTGGAAAAATTGACCACTTCCTGGTGTATTTTCTTGTTCATCTTGTTGGCATTAGCTAATGGATCGAATTTACAGTACAGTTTTGGGGTAGAATTCCTGGGCATTTCTTGGCTTCTACTGTTGGAGTGAAATATTCAGTCACACCTGAAAACTCTCGTAACTCTCCACTAGATGAGATCAGAGGAGTGATACATACATCTGCACATTATCCACATTTCCAAGAATTCCTTACAGAATCCCATACTCCATGCGCGCATGCATCATCCAACCGTGGCCGTTGTTCTTCTTTTAGCATTTTCTTTGTGTGATAGCCAagcttcatacttgctttttatcCACCCGTCCATGTTTTGCTCTGTGTATACCTTACTCATACGACTGTGACGTCTTCAGAGAACTGACGGGCCAAAAGGTACAAAGTAATCTATGAATGCACAATGATCAGATTGTCGCTTCCTCCCAGCCCCATATCAATATTAATCTAATGTACTAATTAAGGTTGAATGTACGAATCCCATACTGGGGCTCAAGTATGGATTAAGCAAGAGTGGTTTGGCAAGTGTGAACAGTACGAGTGCGGAGGGCACCACGAGTAGTAGAAAAGTTGGCACCGCCGGCTACCCGGCCGGACCATATGGGACCGGCGTGGTCTGGTCTTTGCGGAGAAGAAGACGTTTTCTTGGAGGGAAAGGAGTCAAGGACACGGCTACATTTCCTGGTGCACAGACGGTGGTCCCATGCACTTGCCGGTCACATGATAGTTGACTTGTGCCCCATTTAGCCAAAGATCTGTCCCTTAACTTAACTTTCCCCCCTTCTAATCGAATAACCATTTTCTGTTTCTTATCGTCagtttgttttgtttgttttctAAGCAATTACTAGTAAGATGCAGTATTGTTGTTtaaagttagggcatctccagcggcgcgacgcaaacggacgctgagcgaccgttttcgtccgccgtgaccggaaatgcgtctggggcctgttccagcggggcgacgcaaagtgaccgtgccgtccgcggagacgcaaacctagcccaaatatgcgccaggtttgcgtctccgcggacgctcggcgggctccgagcgtccgctcgcgtccccacgggcccgcctggcagcgagttaGGTTCGATCGGCCTCTAATTCACAACCGCCGGCgaccaaccgccgcaatggagcgccgaaccgccgcggaagagaaaccgccggcctcttcgttttacgcgccgccgttaatccgcgcacattataacccccgcgtctacggtaattcaagttcaaccgcctccttctcCATCATCTTTTCTTCTTCAACACCGGCacgtcatgagcgactacacgctgccgtccgactcggagagcgagggcaagtcgccggATTCTCgcattggtgggaatcgccggcgacgccaagcgatccgggctccacgcccaactaccctacctccacaccgagtgaggacgaggaggagggaggcggcaatggcagcgaaggccaggaggaggacggaggtggCGCTGCCAGCGACgcgaacgacgaggaggagggccaggaggaggaggaggactccgacagcaaggcagacgaggaggagggccaggacgaggaggaggagggccaggaggccatttcttccagtttcaagtcctcgacgggcgcgtcgtcctccagttccgacgacgaggtgacaagcaagaggcggaggagtttccacgacgacgacgacgcagggccttcgaacaagaaggccaaaaaatagttttagtttatatgtttttaaatttcttcttatttgtatgttaaatatgtttgaatctagtcgattgacgtatccggttaattgtttaggctaatctattcgattggaccaaCATGACATCATGTGAGTACATCCTTTTCGtgtttaaaacttgatcattcaactaaattgaaaagaagtagcacaaaaaaaaagttccatgtccaaaatgcgtcggaccgctggaggtagcccccgacgcaaacggacatttcgcccctcgtggtcattttggcgtccgcggggcgacgcaaacggacgctcgcgaccactttggagcgtctgaaat contains:
- the LOC124696118 gene encoding UPF0496 protein 1, translated to MGNSSSSTSGSSKPHRPASSSDPGLPHAAAAEDLSSYEAACRYDPEVRTFDSTLQRRTSRAISTLAVGVEVRSMSLDSLREVTGCLLDMNQEVVRVILDCKKDIWKSPDLFDLVEDYFESSLHTLDFCTALDKCLKRARDSQLLLHVALQRFDDEEHTNSGADAPTAPSARYARTLHELRLFKAAGDPFTDEFFQAFQAVYRQQLAMLEKLQLRKHRLDKKVKKIKAWRRVSSIIFASTFAAVLICSVVAAAIAAPPVAAALAAAAAIPLGSMGKWIDSLLKGYQDALRGQKEVVSAMQVGTFIAIKDLDSIRVLINRVEMEISSMVDCIDFAERDEEAVKFGVEEIKKKLEAFMKSVEDLGEQADRCSRDIRRARTVVLQRIIRHPN